A region of Brassica napus cultivar Da-Ae unplaced genomic scaffold, Da-Ae ScsIHWf_910;HRSCAF=1289, whole genome shotgun sequence DNA encodes the following proteins:
- the LOC125606624 gene encoding uncharacterized protein LOC125606624, translating to MLHQIFCVLKRVWQLVKLDNCLEALDNPWNLYGNHSSHYRTCKTGTWQATSNRGCDARSSSVIGSGRKQTTDVARVILQTRGQGQKFLHLSPLVLFARERMSLKRFVRPILPKAKGKEGLSQMLHQIFWVLKRVWQLVKLDNLPGSTRQSQQPLQNL from the exons ATGCTGCATCAAATATTCTGCGTGCTGAAAAGAGTTTGGCAACTGGTAAAATTAGATAACTGCCTGGAAGCACTAGACAATCCGTGGAACCTCTACGGAAATCACAGCAGCCACTACAGAACCTGTAAAACGGGGACGTGGCAGGCCACAAGCAACAGGGGATGCGATGCTAGATCATCATCAGTTATTGGTTCTGGAAGGAAACAAACTACTGATGTTGCTCGTGTCATTTTACAGACGAG GGGTCAAGGTCAAAAATTTCTGCACCTATCCCCGCTCGTCTTGTTTGCAAGAGAG AGGATGAGTTTGAAAAGATTTGTCAGACCGATTCTCCCAAAGGCCAAAGGCAAGGAAGGACTGAGCCAAATGCTACATCAAATATTCTGGGTGCTGAAAAGAGTTTGGCAACTGGTAAAATTAGATAACCTGCCTGGAAGCACTAGACAATCACAGCAGCCACTACAGAACCTGTAA